The sequence AGCTGCAGAGGCATGGACTGGGGACCGGGGCGGGAGAACTAGGGGGAGCAAGAACAGGAGAGAGGATGTGGCTTGAGCTGCCCTGTCCTGCCACACCACACACTGTCCAGCCATGCTGCCCCTGCCATGTCACCCAGCATTCAAATGGCCTGATTCTGCACTGCCTGTGACACCCGAGGGGCTCCTGATACCCCAAGGGAGCTCTTTGTTGATGAGAGATTGTACTACATGACATGTCCAGCAGAGGGCAATAGAGTGCCTCATTCTAACACAGTCTTGGGGACAGGCCCTGGGAAAAGGCCCCTTCTAATTTGCATAATGCAGCCGTCTGCCCCAGCAGAGTCCTGGCCCCCTTACACTGCCCACCCTGCCTACCTCCCACAGCTCCCCCCACTCCCACTGCTCTTCCCAGTGAGAGCTGCCTGCTcaccctgcccctgcccaccaTCCTCCATGCCCGCTCTGCCCCACCCCATCCACCCGGCCCACCTGGTACCGCAGGAGTACTACGTTGTAGTAGGAGGCAGCTGGATTCTGCTCTGCCTGGCGCTGCAGAGTCTCAGTCAGAGTCGTCATGTTGAGCCAGAAGTCTTTGGTCTCTGGGTCACTCTGGGAAGGGTCACTGCAGAGACCAAGAAGAGTCACCCCAACCCTTGGGAGATGCCTACACCAAAGGCCTCCTGAAGATGCAGATTCCCAGGCTAACCCTGGGACCAGGAAAGTGTAACTCCCAGGAAAGGAGGGTGGTGGGAAgcaaaagagggaaggaaagtgagtttcagagagggagagtgacttgcccaaggtcacacagcaaatcccAGGAGGCAGAACAGAAATTCAGGGCCGGGGAGCGCctggcctcctccagcccctggtacCACCCAACTATGCACCCCTTCTTCTAATGGTACCTGAAGAGCAGGTCAGCATTGGGCTGGAAGTGCTCAATGGGGGCCGTATGCACGAGGCGGAAGCTGAGGACGGGAGGGGGTGGGGTCCCGCTGAACACGCGCACGATGCCGGCAGGGAAGGTCATGGTCAGCTCCCCAGTTACTCGAGCCAGGCAGCTGGTGGGGGGAGTTGAAGAAACTGGGCATTGGCTTAGGGCTCTACCaagctcctcttcctcccctcgcTACTAGCTCCACTGTAGCCTGTGGCTCACCAGGTCCATCAGAATCAGCAAGGCCCTGACCCAGGCAGCATCCCAGCCCCAGCTACCTCCCCTTGTCTCCCTGCCTGGACAGCAATCTAGACACCAGGAAGAATCCACAATGAGCTGAAGGAGACAGGGACACTCCCTTCCCCACTTCCCTTTTCCCCTAGGCCACCAGGAAGctcaaagcaaaccattcagtccTCAGCTTGGGTTTTGGGTCTGATACTCTTTGTGGCTTCATCTTACAGTGTCTTTCAGCTGGGCGCTGTCCCCAGATTATTCCTGGTCCCTCGAGTCACCTTTCCCTTTCCCGCTCTGTGGGCTGGCCTCTGGTCTTGCTCCTGCAGTGTGATGCCCACAGCAGCCTCGGAGGAGCTCCGCTCCACCATGGAAACATCAGTGCCCTGTctgcctgcctgtgtgtgtgtgcacacccgctcagtcactaagtcatgtccaactctttgcctccccgtggactgtagcctgccaggcacctctgttcgtgggattttccaggcaagaatactggagcgagctgccatttccttctccaggggatcttcccgacacggggaacctgaatctcctgcgtggcaggcagattctctgccactgagccccctgggaagcccacctcacTGCCTTAGCCTGTTCAAATGCCCCTTATGGCTCCTATTGCTCTCAGGATGGGCCTAGAGGCCGTTCCGTGGTAAAGCAGATCAGGAAACCCCCCTGAACGCTGGCCCTGCTGGAACCCAGATGCACAGCTCCCAGGAAGCCCTGTTTGCTTGTCACCATCTGCCCCACCACTGTGTACCTGGGGCTGGGGCCACGGAAGTAGGCGTGGACGTACTCAGTGAAGGCAGTGGCCACGGGCAGGGCATCCTGGGAGCCCAGGACCACAGGGCTGGGACCCCGAGAGACTcctgggggtggcagggagggaaTGGGGGACAGACAGAGTGAGCACAGGTCCCAGGCTCCCGAACCCCCGCCCTCTGCGACAAAGCCTCTGTTGTATCTTGGCCACCCACCCGGACTGGAGAAGGTGaccctgaagcccagagaggaccCACATACCATGTCCGGTCTGGGATGCGAAGCTGGGCCGTTCAGGGATGGAGCTGGGAGCTGAAGAGCCCAGTGGGGAGGGGCTCAGGGAACGAGActggaagggaagaggagaagccGGCCTGTGAACACCCTGGCAGAAGTGCCCCGAGGCTGATCCTGGAGGCGACCCCCGCAGCCCAGCTCCTGCTGCCCCCGACCCTACCAGGTCTCCATTGCTGCGCATGAGGGGACAGGATGCCTTCCTGGAGCGCGGTCTCCGGGATGGGGCTGCCAGACCCTCCCTGACAGCAAAGTCAGCAGGTACAGGCATCAAGTCTGGGGAACAAGCGTAAGCACAGACATGGCTCAGCTGCTGTCTGGGCCTCTCGGGGAAGAATTCAGCCCCAATCCGAGAATCGGGCTCACAGGGGGAAACCGCCTGATGGTCAGAAGTCCTCAGGCTGCAGAGAAGGTGCTGGACAGGACTGGAGACACCACATGCAACCTTGAGTCTCCCAGACACTAGACTGGCGGCTCAGGAAGGGGTGAGCTCCCGATCGCTGGAGGTACGCAAACAAGGGCTGGATGTTCAGAAGGCAGGCACACTGTTGCAGGGGGGCGGATTTGGCAGAGACCTTTTATCCAACATTTGGCAATTCTACGACCTTCATCCTCTCTGAGAGGGTCTCCCACCCTGGCCAGTGTCAGAGTCACACCTTCTAATTTAACTAATCTCGGTGTTAACACCTCAGTTCCCCTTGCTCTCCTGCTTCCCTGGTATTCCTGCTTTGCTCCGTCTACAAGCGCTTACTTGCCCACCTACACCCCACACGACGCTGTCTGTCCCAAGGTTCTCAGCCGGGTCAGATCCCTTGCTGTGGTGGGGCTGTCTTCCTCCCTGGCCTCCATTCCGCAAACGTCAGGCGTACCCTGCCCCCAAGTGGTGACAGTCAAGTACCAGTGATCCTGTTGCCAAGTGTGCCGGAGAATAAAGGGGCAGAACCGGCCCAGTTGAGAACCTTAATTCTGCGATACACCTCTGGTAACTTCATCTGTCTACACTTGTGGTCTGCACTCACTCCTCTGAGCCCTGAGCCCTCCCTTGAACCAGTTCCAACCGGGCTCTTTCTTTACACCAAGGATGGTACCCTCTGCCCCCAGTGCTGGGGATCTCACGTGGCCACAGCCTGCAGCCCCTCTAACTCAGGGCCCAGAAGCCAGCCCACACCcaatcccctcctccctcccggcCTTGCACACGCCCACCCCAGCTTCTTCCGCCCCATCCTTCCTGCTCtttctgcccctccctctcctctcagtTGCTCTCAGACCCTCCGCCCTGACTCCTCTTTTCGCTGGGCCCCATGTCTACCAGCGGCTTCTCCCCACTGTCACCCCATCACCACTTACCTGGACTCACTTCCCTGGTCTCCAGCTCCTATCCTCACCGATCAAGTGGTCAGAGAGCCGGTAACCCCAGCAGGTTTCACCCCTCTCTGCTCACAGCCCCTCCCTGCTGTGGCTCTGACCTTGTTAGGGGTAAAACTCACGATTCTCCCTGGGATCCCTGGGccccatctggtcccatctcccTGTCCACATCTGCCCCTCCACTCCCTTCTTCTCCCTGTCATTATTCTGTTTCAGTCACGCTGGCCTCCTTGCTCGTTGTTCTTCAAAGGGCCTAGCCCCCTtctaccccagggcctttgcacattccTCTGCTGAGAATTCCATTCCTGGAGTCCACATGGCTTCATCCTCACCTCCATCAAATCTCAGTTCCGCCTCTTCAGGAGGCCCTACGCTTCGGAGCCGTCACCAGGCACCAGTCACCTCCTGCCTTGTTAAACATTCATCTCATTAATGTCCCTGCAAGGATTAGGGTTTCTGCCTGCCTGGGTCCCAGCTGTGTCCCTCAACACCCTGTTCAGGCCCTGGCCACATTAGGAACTCTCTCATCGCCCAGGGCTCAGAAAACTCTCAGACCAGGGGTAGAGGGACTCACCTCCTCCAGCCACAGCCTCCGGCCCCCAGGGGCTCGGGGATGCTGCAAGGGGCTGTGGCGAATCTGATGGCAGCAGGGACTGTGTGCCCCTCGACTCCGGGGGTGACACCCTACAAGTAGGTGGGCTCTGTGGGGTGCCGGGGCGTGGGACCCAGGAATCCGGGGAGGGACCCGGTGCCGCGTGGGATGGTGAGTCCAGTCCGGAGTCCTCCACGTTCTCGGGAGACGAGGAGGAGAAAGGCGAGGGGCTGGAGGTGAAGCCGAGGCTGCTAGAgcctgggggagggaaggggagcagCCAGCTCCAGACGCCACTCCTACGGAGTCCTGTCAATCCTCTCGCAGGCCACGCCCATGCTGAGGATGGTCCGCCCCCATTCAATGTCTTGCCCTCCTCAGCAGGCCTTGTCCATCTCTACTGATGCCCCGCCCACCCGCTATTGTCATCCCACTCCCACAAACGCCGTACCTTCTCTCCAGCTCCGCCCATTCCTGCTGTGGCCTCGCCCACCCTCACTTTGACCCACAAAggatccccatctcctccctccaACTCATCCCGCCTATCCGAGCCTCCTATTCTGGTAGTGGCCCCACCCACCCTCCTGTAGCCACGCCCATGCCCCGAGGCCCCACCCCCATCACCTGTAAAATCTTCGTGGTCCAAGGCGGACTCTAGGGTAGGCCCAAAGAGGTTCTTGGAAACCTGCTCATCCGATTGCAGCTTCTCCGCACAGCTGGGGACACGGATTGGACAGGCGGGGTGCGTTCTATTACTTCCACGCTTCCTCCCTTCCACTTCAGGACCTTGGCATACTCTGTTTTTGGTCTTGAGCTCTGTTCCCCCCAAATCTCCCTATGGCCACGTCCTGCTTCTCTTCAGGAGTCAGCTCCAGGCCCTCCCCACATCTGCGACCCCTCCACCACGGCCCCACCTAAAGTCACTCACTCCTATTTTCCATCGTGGtccctgctttcatttcttcaCAGCACTTAGAAGCATCAAATATGCTCTAATCTACTTACTATTTAACAAATCCGAGCCACTAGAATGTGACTCTGAGAAGGAGGATCTATCTAGATCATTTATCTTTGGAACCCAGAACCGCAAGAGTACACacaaagcactcaataaatgttcatcaaATGAATGACTAAGTGGTCCCTCAAATGGCACGTCCTTAACTCCCTGCCAGGGTAAAAGAAGGGGAGTCAGAGACTCGGGGAGgcagcaggggaggaggaggaagaggtggtGTCGGGGACCGGCCACCCACCTGCCCACTCACGTGGGCCCAATGCCCCACCCCCATGGAACCCACCTGCTGGCCCTTGGGGCGGATTGAGGCCTCTGTGGTCTCCCGACAGTGTCCCCTGTGAGAGATGGACCTCCTGAGCCTTCCCGTCGCCAGGCCTGCACGGCTTCCCAGTCCACAGACCAGGAGACCGAGGCTTGGGGCTGTCCAGTCAGCCACCCAAAGTGACCAGCAAATCAGGCAGAGAGCGATCTGAACCTGAGCCAACTTGTCTCCAGCTTTTGGCTTCTCTCCCGGCCTCAGTGATCCCTTTTggctctcatttaattctcataaggAATGACCCCATGTCATTAAAGGAGACAGATCAGAGTGGGCAAGCAGCTtgccccaagtcacacagcaGAGCTGACATTCAAACCCACACCCGCATTCCAGGCCCAGTCTCCCTTTCACGGGCCTCTTGTCAACTGAAGAGCCCTCAACAGACTACTCACGTGAAGAATGGCGTTTCATGGTGCCCTGCGGACAGAAGGGTGGCATCAGGTTGGGGGGGCGTTTGGCTGGAGCCCCCGCCCCACGCAGGGCATCTCCCCATGCCTCACCCCGGGGCCAGGCGCCTCACCCCGGGGCCGGGAGGAAGAATGAGGCTGCCCGCTGTGGCCTTGAGCTGGGCTGCAGCTGCCTTGGGACTGCAGGTTGGGGCCCGGGCTGAGGCAGGCTTGATGTGCACGTAGATTTTGCGGGGTTCCTCATCATCAAAATCGGAGTCGCTGGATGAGAAGTGGGTGGACTCTGCTGTGCGTGCACTGCAGTCAAGGCACCAACACTGGCTCCCCCCAGGCAGCCCTCACACCCGTCCCTTCCTGCTCATACCCCTTTGGGGTGCAGCCCCATCTCCGCTCTCATCACTTGCCCCCCTCGCCTTGACACCACGCATCTGCCACCATGCTCCTCTCCCCACAAGCCTTCATACAAGAATGCGTGCAtgctcactcagccgtgtctgactctttacagccccacggactgcagcccaccaggctcctctgcccatgggatttcccaggtaaaaatactggagtgggtagccatttcctcctccaggggaccttcctgatccagggatcaaacccgtgtcttctccattggcaggcatttctttaccactagtgccacctgggaagccccttatataaGCATTCCCTGACCTAATCAGTAAACTATTCAGCTGCTAAACCCCAACACGTgaccacctcttccaggaagccccttTTGCTCCCCCCTCTGGGATAACCaagccctcctctctctctgttgCTCAGCTCTGACCCCACAGGGTGAGTGTCTGTATTTGAATCTGCTTGCTTCACAACTGGAGGCTCCACCAAGCGTGTAGGCAGAGAGGGTTGCTAATGGTGGGTGGATCCCTGTGGATGGAGCTTTGTCCTTGCTGTGCCAACAACTGCCCCCAGAGGGCACCAGGAGGATATTGTTCTGGGTGACATCAGGCCTGATGGTGAAACCTTCCTCATCC is a genomic window of Ovis canadensis isolate MfBH-ARS-UI-01 breed Bighorn chromosome 5, ARS-UI_OviCan_v2, whole genome shotgun sequence containing:
- the FCHO1 gene encoding F-BAR domain only protein 1 isoform X3; translated protein: MSYFGEYFWGEKNHGFEVLYHSVKQGPISTKELADFIRERATIEETYSKAMAKLSKLASNGTPMGTFAPLWEVFRVSSDKLALCHLELTRKLQDLIKDVLRHGEEQLKAHKKCKEEAVGTLDAIQVLTGVSQLLPKSRENYLNRCMDQERLRRESTSQKEMDKAETKTRKAAESLRRLVEKYNSARSDFEQKMLDSALRFQAMEETHLRQMKALMGSYAHSVEDTHVQIGQVHEEFKQNVENVSVEMLLRKFAESKGTGQEKPGPLDFEAYRAATLQEAMKRLRGAKAFRLPGLSRREREPPTAVDSLEPDLGTCPEVDEEGFTIRPDVTQNSTAESTHFSSSDSDFDDEEPRKIYVHIKPASARAPTCSPKAAAAQLKATAGSLILPPGPGGTMKRHSSRDTVGRPQRPQSAPRASSCAEKLQSDEQVSKNLFGPTLESALDHEDFTGSSSLGFTSSPSPFSSSSPENVEDSGLDSPSHAAPGPSPDSWVPRPGTPQSPPTCRVSPPESRGTQSLLPSDSPQPLAASPSPWGPEAVAGGDLMPVPADFAVREGLAAPSRRPRSRKASCPLMRSNGDLSRSLSPSPLGSSAPSSIPERPSFASQTGHGVSRGPSPVVLGSQDALPVATAFTEYVHAYFRGPSPSCLARVTGELTMTFPAGIVRVFSGTPPPPVLSFRLVHTAPIEHFQPNADLLFSDPSQSDPETKDFWLNMTTLTETLQRQAEQNPAASYYNVVLLRYQFSRPGPQSMPLQLSAHWQCGPTLTQVSVEYSYQPGATVVPTPLTNVQILLPVGEPVTNVRLQPAATWNLEEKRLLWKLPDVSEAGGKYLVSC